In the genome of Halobacterium noricense, one region contains:
- the rtcA gene encoding RNA 3'-terminal phosphate cyclase has protein sequence MNILDGGEGGGQLVRTALALSAVTGEPFRMRHVRRARANPGLQAQHCAAIEAVAAVCNAETGGVEVGSESFTFEPNEDIDEDADPADQGVVGGSVSVEVGTAGSVPLVFDALLPVAVALDESFTARLEGGTDAKWAPPFDYFQHVKLPVLQEHGLDADVTLNRRGFYPRGGGKATLTIEPSTLDALDVTERGERESLTAYSVAEESEAEDDVAERQAEPAPDAADVETEYAEADCSGSAFVLAAEYEHSRAGFAELGEMGVEPETVGEKAVERFEEFEAGDAAVDESLADQLLPFVALAGGEIRAPEVTTHVETCIDLLAEFGYEVDVEDDGDTVLLSA, from the coding sequence ATGAACATTCTCGACGGGGGCGAGGGCGGCGGCCAGCTGGTCCGCACCGCGCTCGCGCTGTCCGCGGTCACAGGCGAACCGTTCCGGATGCGACACGTCCGGCGCGCTCGCGCGAACCCGGGCTTGCAGGCCCAGCACTGCGCGGCAATCGAAGCAGTCGCGGCCGTCTGCAACGCCGAGACGGGGGGCGTCGAAGTGGGCTCGGAGTCGTTCACGTTCGAGCCGAACGAGGACATCGACGAGGACGCCGACCCGGCGGACCAGGGGGTCGTCGGCGGCAGCGTCTCCGTGGAAGTCGGCACCGCGGGCAGCGTCCCGCTGGTGTTCGACGCGCTGCTCCCGGTCGCGGTCGCGCTCGACGAATCCTTCACCGCGCGACTGGAGGGCGGCACCGACGCGAAGTGGGCGCCGCCGTTCGACTACTTCCAGCACGTCAAGCTCCCCGTGCTGCAGGAGCACGGCCTCGACGCGGACGTTACCCTGAATCGCCGCGGGTTCTACCCACGCGGCGGCGGGAAGGCGACGCTGACCATCGAGCCGTCGACGCTCGACGCGCTCGACGTCACCGAACGCGGCGAGCGCGAGTCGCTGACCGCGTACTCCGTCGCCGAGGAGTCCGAGGCCGAGGACGACGTCGCGGAGCGCCAGGCCGAGCCCGCGCCCGACGCGGCCGACGTCGAGACCGAGTACGCCGAAGCCGACTGCTCGGGGTCGGCGTTCGTGCTCGCAGCCGAGTACGAGCACTCCCGTGCTGGCTTCGCGGAGCTCGGCGAGATGGGCGTCGAGCCCGAGACGGTCGGCGAGAAGGCCGTCGAGCGCTTCGAAGAGTTCGAGGCCGGCGACGCCGCGGTCGACGAGTCCCTCGCCGACCAATTGCTCCCGTTCGTCGCGCTCGCTGGCGGCGAGATTCGCGCGCCCGAAGTGACGACGCACGTCGAGACCTGCATCGACCTCCT